A window of Glycine soja cultivar W05 chromosome 2, ASM419377v2, whole genome shotgun sequence genomic DNA:
aataaaggTTTCAACAATTCAGTGTAGTCAACACTAACCTCCAGAAAGGTCAGTGTATTTACCCCGTATAAATAAATGATGGATCTTAATGTCAGTTGACTTAGGACATGTTTACTAGTAAGGTTTTCGAGGAAAAGGAAAGGGAGGTgcaaaattgtcattttttattcagagttataaaaaatattgtttattcAAATAAACAAAGGATTAGAATATCattttatgtctttattttaaaaattaccaaaattagaaaatacttattagaaatgaaaattttgtttccCTTTTCCTCCAAAACCTTACTCCCAAACAAATATTGAGAGGTAGgaaaacaaatcaaacaaatattgTAATGGCTGATATATATGTCTGGACTGTCAGACctgaaaatatgatattttcagCTCCCTTCCAACATTTTCCTGAAAGCATTTAATCTTTACCTAAACCATTTTTGGAATAATGTAGCCTAATTTAGCTCGCACAATATCTTTTTGTTTGCAAAAGAAGAATCAGATTCACACTCCACTATTGAGACACTTCATCAAGCATGATCATTTAACCCACATTATTATCCCAAATCCTCTTCTCATCATAAGCATATGCTAAATTGTCAAGGGCAAGTAAGCAGCAAATAGACAAGTCAAACAGCACcagatttggaaaaataaaataaaatataaatatccaAGCCTCAAATTAAAGCAAGGTCAATATAGTACCCTGGTCATAAGTCATAACTTCactccaaaagaaaaaaaaaaaacaaaattaaaattggtgAGTAGTAACTAATAAGAAAGAAGGAATGGAGGCAAAGGTGACAAGTTCCATCCTAACAAGCAAACAGTACTCATCAATCTTACAAATTCACAATACTTTGCCACGAACCAAGCCATTCCAAAGACATGAAAGTGTACTTACTTGTTTCCCTTGATCTTGAACCAAGCCTCGGCACACTGCTTGTGAGCAGCAGCCAAATCATCCTTGCAAGAACATCCCAACTCAATGGGAGTCCCAGATTCATGGTTGGTCATATCCATGCTGAGATGGCAAATCCTACAATCCCTCTCCTCATTGGCCAAATGCACCTTAACCTCAGGAACCAGATCCACCTCCACTGAACACTCTGATCCTCTCTCCTCACACACTCCCACAATCTCAGTGCCAGAAACATGGGAGGACCTCCTTTGCTCCTTATCTGTCCGGTCGCTAGCGTCGGAGCACCCCTCACCGCCGGCAGAGCTCCGGTGACAACAGCCATCATTGTCTATAGCAACAGCAACATGAGACTTGTCCTCAGTAACCAACATTTTGAACACCCAAGTTGAGAATCTTCATGTAATGACTCAGGGAGGCAAAGATCATTAATACCCAGCAAGTTTTAAAGGAGAAAGTTTCAGTCTTTCTGAACCCCGGCACGAGTTGTGTGAATTTTGTGCTAAGTAGTAAGTACTTGATGTTTGTGATCTCTCTCTTCAGAGTCCCTGACACAGGACCtttgagaaagagagagaaaaaaaaatggatcaaCAAAGATGATATAAGAGGAACAGCATTATGATTATGCAGTGATCTGATGGGAGAAAATTAGCagcaaaaaaaatccttattttattttgtttgtttatttctaTGTAAAAAATGGGTCTCGGAAATCTAACAGTTTCTCCTCAAATACTgaaaaacatagtttttaatATGTCTTATTTTTCTCAATGCCGCTGTCGTTACCATAATAACAAGCAAAAGAAACCTTAAACAGGGGAGAGACTGTTGAACACGGGTCAAGGTGAAGTGACATGGTGTAATGAATTATGAGATAAGTGGGGCccacgtttttttttcttctttttttttctcttgtcgAGTCTGGCCAGAAAATACGGTGGTTTATTCTACTGTGGGCTGCAAAATGATGAGTGTAACAGAGCAGGGAATGTAAGAAAGAACGAAAAGGGGAATGGAAAATGAAATGAGCATTCAGCattgtgtttaaatttttttatttcaaaccactaatattatgataattatattaatgatttattatcattaaattttattttatataattaaattaagtgagtttgttaaataatgaaataagatgatatgaaaTTCATTTggtctattaaaaaataataaaaatctattAAGTTAACATAGTATAAAAAGACTATAATCTTTTACAGGAGTTGTAAAagattctattaaaaaataaggaaactCAAAGAATCATATAATCACtgtgaatttaaattttgatgtgtttgttgattaattattataaatttagatatttttaaaattctttttaataatcTAAGTTATTATGTTGCTGGtggttataaatattttttaatagtctCCTAGAATTTTagatattaaacataaaattgaGGAGTGAGGTTTATGATTGATAGATAGAGGTTACCTAAAAACTCTCTGTTGCAGTTGCAGCTGCCAAGAACACTACAGATCAAACTGTCAAAAGCACAAAATTCTTTGTCCTCTTTTGGCATTCACCGCtttcacttttctctcttctattttttcttgtctttttatgtatctttcacttttcttaattatctaaacttgaataaaataaaatatataaagtagTTTGGTGAGGTTAAAATGTGCATGATTGATTTACCATTACAAACAAACCTTCGTAGCAAAAagatttttacataaatatatatctacatcttcttttcttttacgtTTAATTTTCATTTGACTGTTAAATTTTATCTTAGAATTCATGTAAACAAATTGAGTGTTAAACCAAACATGCTCACATTAGTTGAATGGATGCCAACGAAGATAAgttaagttttttgttttaattgaagGTAAGTTAATCAGATAAGTTTTTTGATGtatgtaatatttatatataaaattgtatattttcattaaatttgattatttatgttttattaaatttattaaaacaatataatacATTATTAAACAATAGTATAAATTATGCTTATAATTTCAATTCAACTTATTTAAACGGTATATTATGTCTGGCACGCGTGTGTATTGTGCACTGCAGATTGTTGGTGCAGTTAACTTCAATGTAAttataatgtaataaaaaatgtaaatgaaatataaaaataatgaatgtaaaaaataaaaaattgtcaacatatgatccctaaaaagaaaaatttattacaagaTGATGAAATAGTGAAATTCTTCTAAAGATTTATaaccattaatttaaaatatgattcttaaaaagtaaaaactcaCTATAGGTAAATGATATGTGTGTGTAACACGCAAAAGCTATTCATAACTTAATAACGTTCTTCTAAAAAAACCTTAATAATGTTGAAGTACAAAgcttaaatttgattaatttaaatactcaaattttaatataagctttaataaatttgtttatctaAACATACAAgtttaaataaacatttataaacCAAACTCAAATAGCTCATCTTATTTAAACTCCtaatttttactattaatttcAGTTATACTTCATTTACTATCATATCACTTCTTTTATGAACTAATAGTTATTTTCAAagacaaatattttataaaacactaaatataaaaatagaagttATATGAAATACGAGTCTTTTTTTCCTCGTACTGAtatgagttaatttttaatctacTGTAATATTATGAGACTAACATTCAATTATACAATTCtgtattaatttcttataaaattcACTATTAGTTTACATGTTTTTAGTGCCGTATGTTTAAATTGGCATAACCAAATTACATGTGATAATATTCGGTGACAAAGATAATTGCTTTGCCCTGACgaataagaaaaaatttgtAAGTACAGgttctttatatatatgtaatttattataaacttaATCGTTAATTTTCTGAAATATTAATTCTTCAGTTTATATCTTTCTATGTAATTGTTACACTTAATAATATTATGAatggaaaaacatatttaaaaatattttttcattaaacgtgaggattagtaataaataaaattaataaatatttttttaatactataatttttttaattttaaaataaaaaacccaaGCAAAGTAGCAAACACAGCAGATCTTGATGGGTACATCAACCTTACAGAGTCAGGCACTTTACCACCACCAAATCCCATAAAATGACCAGACACACATCGAGCCATAATATTGCCAAAATGGAGGGactttagcatttttttttaagaataaacatTCAAATTTGTTCTGAAAATTTGACATGCtgacaagaaaaatgaaaaattgaaaatttaaattgagtCTTTGAATGTGTATAGAgcacaacaaaataatttaatgataaattaaattttaaattttacaatttaatattaaattatttcttaaaaaatataatttattgttaatttgatttttgaacattataacttaatgataaaatgatctcacaaatttatcattagttttaagaattaaatttataatttttatttttcaaggatcaATTTATCATCTTATTAGatgaattttagtattttttttaacgtaTTCTTTTCAATATTAGTTTACTCCTCTTTTTAGAGAAGTTCAGCCACGTAAAATTGCATAGCATTTTAAAGGTGTTAAAAATTGAgttctaaattaattataaaaatgccctttaaaaaaaactaattataaaaatgttaattaaattttcgCAAATTGTCTCGTTTGACTCATTTAACTTCCGTTGAGGTGAACTATCCTAAATTAAGCCGAACCAACCCATgccaaccctttttttttttaagattaaactaatatttgtatttttctttcttttttgttataaatgCTAGTttgatacttttattttatttatttgttctttgaatttattaagaattaataTGTTGctgaattttttgtatttatagttttttttttgtattctttGTTATTACAAGTCACCATGTAAAACTCGTCAATATATACTAAATACACATCACTCATGATAAAATAAGTCATCtctattcaccaaaaaaaataaaatcatctcgTTACCTAATCGACctagattgattttttttttcagtgaaGGGTCAAGTTAACTTACTTTTCTGAGAGGTTCATGATGAGAGCCGACGCAGCTTTTGAGTTTTGACACCTCTATTATGAATGTTAGGAACAAAATGTTATTCGTGTTATAAGTGAATCACGTTGCTGATGTTATCATGTATATAAATAAATCGACAGGATAAAATGTCAAGAAAATAATAACTGAAATATTCCTGTACTAAATCAAATTGGTAATTTGGTATACATATTTTCAGATTATAGTTACCAAGATGTAATTCAAGAACTCTGCAAGTCAATGAAAGCCAAAAATAGCTACTCGTTCTACACGGTGCCTTGACTGTAGTGAAACAAACTTCTACCATCTATGATCTATCTATCCACCCACCACAAAATGCCACAAAGTAAGATTGAAATCCACTTgcacatcaaaataaaaaataaaaaatccaattGAGGAATTTTAAGTTAGAGTCAGACTTCCGCAGGCACTGCATAATGTTGCCTAGCCATCTTTGTTGACAACACTTCTTGGATCGCACCCAAAAACATGCCATGTCCCTCCTCAAATTGCCCATAGCCATTCTTTAGATCTTCTCGTAAGAAGTTTGCTTGCGAAGCAGTGGCAACTCCTTGAGATGCTGTCAAGTTTGCAGTATTCGCAGTTACTCCAGTACTACAATTCTCAAGGCCACTCTTGATCCAAGCTATATTGTTCATGTTGATAAATTGGTCCacataactaacaaatttaagcTGGTAGTTAAAACAGTTATAACAAACGTGACTGGTAGTTAAAACAATTGTAACAAAGTATTAAAATTAGTGAGTTGCCCATTTGTAAAAACCAGTATAAGTAGCTCAACTACTGTTTAGATTGAGagtaattcttttttcaattcTCTCTAAAAAAACTCTTTAATCTGAAACTCATCCTTAGaaagaaattatgatttttgtgtgttttctgtgaTACTTTGCACAACAAACTGGTGCGGTGAGTGTGGAACGATCAGTCATGACATCTGCAAAGTACAAGGTTGAAAAATTCACAGGCCAAAATGATTTTGGCTTATGGCGATTGAAGATGAGAGCATTGCTTGTTCATCAGGGTCTGAAGAAGCTTTGCAAGGTGAAACCGCTCTGATGTAAAGCTGGAGgaaagagataagaagatcttGATGGATAAGGCTCACAATGCAATCATCTTGAGTCTTTGAGACAAGGTACTAAGACATGTCTCGAAGGAGAAGACAACAGTTGGAATTTGGTCGAAACTATAAGGTTTGTATATGACTAAATCTCTAGTAAATCATCTTTATCTTAAACAAGCCTTATATTCAAGATGCAAGAAGGTAGAACTGTGGAATCTCAATTGAATGTCTTCAATAAACTGTTTCTTGATCTAGAAATATTGATGACGAAGATCAGGCCCTGTTACTATTGTGTGCTTTACCAAAGTCTTTCTCTCATTTTAAAGAAACCCTCTTGTATGGGAGAGAATCTTTGTCCCTGTTAGATGTTCAATCAGCCCTGAACTCAAAGgaattgaatgaaagaaatgagcAAAAGGCTTTTGTGAGTGGTGAAGGTTTAATAGTCCAAGGGAAATGAACCAAGAAAGACAACCATcttgagaagaagaaatcaaagtCGCAGTCTGAAAATAGTGGAAATGTGCCTAATATAAGATGTTACCACTGCAAAAAGGAAGGTCACACTTGAAGATTCTGACGTAGAATGGTTACAATTCTCATAAATCAAAGGAAGGAGGAAATGCAACGATAGTCCAAGATGGTTATGAATCTGTAGAAGCTTTAATGGTAGGCTCTATGAAATCTGATGGAGAATGGATTATGGATTCTGGGTGTTCGTTCCATATGACACCAAATAAGCCCTGGTTTGAGAAGTTCATTGAGCTACAGGGAGGGTTAGTGTTACTTGGAAACAATAAGCCATGTAAAATTCAAGGTATTGGATCAATCAGATTAAAATTGCATGATGGGATTGAAAAGATTATCAAAGATGTAAGATTTGTTCCTAATCATAAGAGAAATCTAATTTTACTTGGCGAATTAGACAAAAAAGGTTATTTGTTCAGAGGTGAAAATGACATATTGGAGGTTATGAAGGACTCAAGAATTATCACGAGGGGTGTGAGGAAGCATGACTTGTACTCATTGGAAGGAAAGGTAGTAGCTGGGTTAATAGCTTCAGGTTTTGTAAGAGACATGTCAAGAATTGAGTTGTGGCATAGAAGGTTGGGGCATGTGAGTGAAAGGGGTTTGGTGGAGCTCTCTAAACAAGGTATGCTATGTGGTGACAAAGTGGAGAAACTGAATTTCTGTGAACATTGTGTTTATGGTAAGACCTGTAAAGCAAAGTTTGGAGTTGGTCAACAAAGAACTAAAGGCATCTTGGATTTGATACATGCTGATCTATGGGGACCCTCTAGAACTCTATCTCATTCTCAAAACTAAGGATGAGGTTTATGAGACTTTCAAGAATTGGAAAACAATGATTAAGAATCAAACTGAAAGGAAAATCAAGAGGTTTTGTGCAGATAATGGTCTTGAATTCTGTTTTGATTTTTCCAGTGATTATTGCAGGAAGATAGGAATTGCTAGGCATAAATCAGTTGCTAGAACACCCCAGCAAAATGGCCTAGCAGAAAGGTTCAATAGAACCATACTTGAGAGGGTTAGATGCATGCTTTCAAGTGCAGTTGTCAAGACTTTTTGGGCATAAGTTGTGCCAACAGCTTGTTTCTTGATAAACAGATGTCCATTTATGGCCTTGAACATGAAAACACCAGAAGAAGTCTAGTCTAGTCATCCTCCAACCTATGACAGACTTAAAGTGTTTGGTTGTGTTGCCTATGCGCACATAAGGCAAGACAAGTTGGAACCCAGGGCCTTGAAGTGCATGTTTATAGGGTATGTAAAAGGTGTCAAAGGCTATAAGTTGTGGTGTGATGGACATAAGAAATGCATTATAAGTAGAGATGTGGTGTTCAATGAGTCTGAAATGGCCTATAAAACAGCATCAAATACTAACAAGGGACAATTGGATCCAGCTTCAGAAAAAACAATGTTTGAGGTGGAGCCTATTGATACAGCTCAGAGTAAACAAGATGACAACATACCACCTGAGGAAGAGTGTCTAGAAGGAACTCAACCTGATGTTGAAGATGAGACAAATGATTACTTGCTGGCTCGAGATAGGACCAGGAGACAGATCAAACCACCAAAAAAATTTGGTTATGCTGATCTGATGGTTTTCTCCCTTGTAGATACTAGTGAAGTTTGGGATGATGAGCCAAAAAGCTACAAGGCTGCAATGGCGAGTAAGGAAAAATTGAAATGGGGAAAAACTATGGATGAGGAAATGAAATCACTCCATGACAACCACACATGGGAGTTAGTGAAGAAACCAGCTGGTGCCAAGTTAGTAAGTCGTAAGTGGGTCTATAAGATGAAAGAGGGGATTTCGGGAGTTGAACAAGGAAGATTTAAGGCAAGGCTAGTTGCTAGAGACTTCAAACAGAGAGAAGACATTGATTACAATGATGTTTTCCTGCCAGTTGTAAAGCACATGTCTATAAGGATACTCTTAGCTATGGTTgcaaagtttgatttggagCTAGAACAAAAGGATGTGaagacaacttttttttatggaGAGCTGGAAGAGGTTATCTACATGAGACAACCTGAAGGATATGAAGCAAAAGGCAAGAAAGATCATGCCTGTAAGTTGAACAAATCCTTCTTTAAGGATACTCTTAGCTATGGTTgcaaagtttgatttggagctagaacaaatggatgtgaagataGCTTTTTTTATGGAGAGCTGGAAGAGGTTATCTACATGTGACAACCTGAAGGATATGAAGCAAAAGGCAAGAAAGATCATGCCTGTAAGTTGAA
This region includes:
- the LOC114398780 gene encoding uncharacterized protein LOC114398780; the encoded protein is MLVTEDKSHVAVAIDNDGCCHRSSAGGEGCSDASDRTDKEQRRSSHVSGTEIVGVCEERGSECSVEVDLVPEVKVHLANEERDCRICHLSMDMTNHESGTPIELGCSCKDDLAAAHKQCAEAWFKIKGNKTCEICGSVARNVAGAIEIQMTEQWNEANDASTAPSSGPAPLAETQNFWQGHRFLNFLLACMVFAFVISWLFHFNVPS